In Gossypium arboreum isolate Shixiya-1 chromosome 5, ASM2569848v2, whole genome shotgun sequence, a single genomic region encodes these proteins:
- the LOC108457092 gene encoding clathrin interactor EPSIN 1: MDFMKAFDQTVREIKREVNLKVLKVPEIEQKVLDATDNEPWGPHGTALAEIAQATKKFSEFQMVMNVLWTRLGETGKDWRYVYKALTVIEYLISHGSERAVDDIIEHTFQISSLTSFEYVEPSGKDMGINVRKKAETIVGLLSNKEKIQEARNKAAANRDKYVGLSSTGITYKSSASSYSSGGFNGGGDKYGGLSSRRESDSYKDSYKESDPYGEEKFDTDTYVKSHRGTACEIQGNSSKESRHHGSKDSKKKFSSELNDSNKYSQSTSTPSNNFDDDFDDFDPRGTSSSKPAAGSSNQVDPFVPNLIDDLFDGPASVPMEKSAVSTDSTDVDLFADATFVSAPTKVAHESSPQAQQQVDLFASQPAITPAASPTVDLFAASDPVVQPHIKGQVDLFASQAAITPAASPTVDLFSTTDPVVQPAMAANVEPVNANIVDPFAAVPLNNFDGSDIFGSFTTHSDSALEEPKQNPMNDGNLNKISTKSSQDSKAPQKKDAFQVKSGIWADSLSRGIIDLNISAPKKVSLADVGIVCGLSDVDEREKGPPTSFYMGRAMGTGSGLGKTGFASTPSTDEDGLFSSLGNHQQYQFGSFKK, from the exons ATGGATTTCATGAAGGCCTTTGATCAGACGGTTCGCGAAAT AAAGAGGGAGGTTAATCTAAAGGTATTGAAGGTTCCGGAGATCGAGCAGAAG GTACTGGATGCTACAGATAATGAACCATGGGGTCCTCATGGGACTGCATTGGCAGAAATAGCACAGGCCACAAAGAAATT CTCTGAATTCCAGATGGTTATGAATGTGCTCTGGACAAGATTGGGTGAGACTGGAAAAGACTGGCGTTATGTTTACAAG GCATTGACTGTTATTGAATATCTGATTTCTCACGGATCTGAACGTGCGGTTGATGACATAATAGAACACACTTTCCAGATCTCT TCCCTCACAAGTTTTGAATATGTTGAGCCGAGTGGGAAAGATATGGGAATCAATGTCCGAAAGAAAGCAGAAACTATAGTGGGCCTTTTAAGTAATAAAGAAAAGATACAAGAAGCTAGGAACAAAGCAGCTGCAAACCGTGACAA GTACGTTGGGCTGTCATCTACTGGCATAACTTATAAGTCCAGTGCATCCTCGTACAGTAGTGGTGGCTTCAATGGTGGTGGGGATAAGTATGGAGGCCTAAGTAGCAGAAGAGAAAGTGACAGCTATAAAGACAGTTATAAAGAAAGCGATCCATATGGGGAAGAAAAGTTTGATACAGATACCTACGTCAAATCGCATCGAGGGACTGCATGTGAGATCCAAGGGAATTCCTCTAAGGAGTCTAGACATCATGGCAG CAAGGATTCAAAGAAAAAATTCTCTTCAGAGTTGAATGATTCCAATAAATATAGCCAAAGCACCAGCACCCCTTCAAATAATTTTGATGATGACTTTGATGACTTCGATCCCCGGGGAACATCCAGTTCCA AACCAGCAGCTGGAAGTTCTAATCAAGTGGACCCGTTCGTACCAAATTTGATTGACGACCTCTTTGACGGACCAGCATCAGTCCCTATGGAAAAGTCTGCTGTGAGTACTGATTCAACAGATGTTGATCTATTTGCTGATGCAACTTTTGTGTCAGCACCGACCAAGGTGGCTCATGAATCAAGTCCTCAGGCACAG CAACAAGTTGATCTATTTGCTTCCCAGCCTGCCATTACTCCTGCAGCCTCTCCAACTGTTGACCTATTTGCTGCCAGTGATCCAGTTGTGCAACCACACATAAAG GGACAGGTTGATTTATTCGCTTCTCAGGCTGCCATTACTCCTGCAGCATCTCCAACTGTTGACCTCTTTTCCACCACTGATCCAGTTGTGCAACCAGCCATGGCAGCAAACGTTGAGCCAGTAAATGCTAACATTGTTGATCCATTTGCTGCTGTTCCGCTGAACAATTTTGATGGATCTGACATTTTTGGTTCATTCACAACTCATTCTGATTCAGCTTTGGAAGAACCAAAACAAAACCCCATGAATGATggaaaccttaataaaataagtACAAAGTCATCACAAGACTCTAAAGCTCCTCAAAAGAAGGATGCTTTTCAGGTGAAGTCTGGAATTTGGGCTGATTCACTGAGCCGTGGAATAATTGATCTTAACATATCTGCTC CCAAGAAGGTTTCACTGGCAGATGTCGGAATAGTCTGCGGATTAAGTGATGTAGATGAAAGAGAGAAAGGACCTCCAACTTCATTTTATATGGGGAGAGCAATGGGAACTGGCTCTGGTCTTGGTAAAACTGGGTTCGCATCTACACCATCAACTGATGAAGATGGTCTATTCTCAAGCCTTGGCAACCACCAACAGTATCAATTCGGTAGCTTTAAAAAGTAA
- the LOC108454291 gene encoding exosome complex exonuclease rrp6 isoform X2 yields MASFNHPPPHRTHVPLPSDSGGNPFDDEASPVPIHIVTNASQLPAEFLNPSPEKQLVVGFDCEGVDLCRNGTLCIMQLAFQDAIYLVDAIEGGEVLINACKPALESSYIQKVIHDCKRDSEALYFQFGIKLNNVMDTQIAYSLLEEQEGRTRLPDDNISFVGLLADPRYCGISYQEKEEVRLLLRQDPKFWKYRPLSELMVRAAADDVRFLLYIYHMMMKKLNERSLWHLAVRGALYCRCFCINDNNYADWPSIPPIPDNLMVEGDAPEEEIVSILDVPQGKMGRVIGRKGVSILSIKESCNAEIHFGGAKGPPDKVFILGPVRQVRKAAAMLRGRMMD; encoded by the exons ATGGCTTCCTTTAATCATCCTCCTCCTCATCGCACTCACGTTCCTCTCCCATCTGACTCAG GTGGCAATCCATTTGACGATGAAGCTTCTCCGGTCCCTATCCATATAGTGACCAATGCTTCTCAGCTGCCGGCGGAGTTCTTGAACCCTTCACCGGAGAAGCAGTTGGTTGTAGGTTTTGACTGTGAGGGCGTTGACCTTTGTCGCAATGGCACTCTTTGTATTATGCAG CTTGCATTTCAGGATGCCATATATTTAGTTGACGCCATTGAAGGTGGAGAAGTGCTTATAAATGCCTGTAAGCCTGCACTTGAGTCTAGTTACATCCAAAAAGTTATTCACGATTGCAAACGAGATAGTGAG GCATTGTACTTCCAATTTGGCATCAAGTTAAACAATGTCATGGACACACAG ATTGCTTATTCTCTTTTAGAGGAACAAGAAGGACGGACGAGATTGCCTGATGACAACATATCATTTGTCGGCCTCCTTGCAGATCCACGCTATTGCG GAATATCTTACCAGGAGAAGGAAGAAGTTCGTCTCCTCCTTAGGCAG GATCCCAAGTTTTGGAAATACAGACCATTATCTGAGCTCATGGTCCGTGCAGCTGCAGATGATGTCCGCTTTCTTCTATACATCTACCACATGATGATGAAGAAACTGAATGAACGATCCTTGTGGCACCTTGCAGTTCGTGGAGCTCTATATTGCCGATGTTTCTGCATCAACGATAATAACTATGCCGATTGGCCATCTATTCCTCCTATTCCAG ATAACTTGATGGTGGAGGGGGATGCTCCTGAAGAAGAAATAGTTTCAATTCTGGATGTTCCGCAAGGGAAGATGGGACGTGTCATTGGAAGAAAAGGGGTTTCCATCTTGTCAATTAAGGAGTCTTGCAA TGCGGAAATTCATTTTGGGGGTGCCAAGGGCCCACCGGACAAG GTATTCATCTTAGGGCCCGTAAGGCAGGTGAGGAAAGCGGCAGCCATGCTGAGGGGAAGAATGATGGATTGA
- the LOC108454291 gene encoding uncharacterized protein LOC108454291 isoform X1, which yields MASFNHPPPHRTHVPLPSDSECVAGGNPFDDEASPVPIHIVTNASQLPAEFLNPSPEKQLVVGFDCEGVDLCRNGTLCIMQLAFQDAIYLVDAIEGGEVLINACKPALESSYIQKVIHDCKRDSEALYFQFGIKLNNVMDTQIAYSLLEEQEGRTRLPDDNISFVGLLADPRYCGISYQEKEEVRLLLRQDPKFWKYRPLSELMVRAAADDVRFLLYIYHMMMKKLNERSLWHLAVRGALYCRCFCINDNNYADWPSIPPIPDNLMVEGDAPEEEIVSILDVPQGKMGRVIGRKGVSILSIKESCNAEIHFGGAKGPPDKVFILGPVRQVRKAAAMLRGRMMD from the exons ATGGCTTCCTTTAATCATCCTCCTCCTCATCGCACTCACGTTCCTCTCCCATCTGACTCAG AATGTGTTGCAGGTGGCAATCCATTTGACGATGAAGCTTCTCCGGTCCCTATCCATATAGTGACCAATGCTTCTCAGCTGCCGGCGGAGTTCTTGAACCCTTCACCGGAGAAGCAGTTGGTTGTAGGTTTTGACTGTGAGGGCGTTGACCTTTGTCGCAATGGCACTCTTTGTATTATGCAG CTTGCATTTCAGGATGCCATATATTTAGTTGACGCCATTGAAGGTGGAGAAGTGCTTATAAATGCCTGTAAGCCTGCACTTGAGTCTAGTTACATCCAAAAAGTTATTCACGATTGCAAACGAGATAGTGAG GCATTGTACTTCCAATTTGGCATCAAGTTAAACAATGTCATGGACACACAG ATTGCTTATTCTCTTTTAGAGGAACAAGAAGGACGGACGAGATTGCCTGATGACAACATATCATTTGTCGGCCTCCTTGCAGATCCACGCTATTGCG GAATATCTTACCAGGAGAAGGAAGAAGTTCGTCTCCTCCTTAGGCAG GATCCCAAGTTTTGGAAATACAGACCATTATCTGAGCTCATGGTCCGTGCAGCTGCAGATGATGTCCGCTTTCTTCTATACATCTACCACATGATGATGAAGAAACTGAATGAACGATCCTTGTGGCACCTTGCAGTTCGTGGAGCTCTATATTGCCGATGTTTCTGCATCAACGATAATAACTATGCCGATTGGCCATCTATTCCTCCTATTCCAG ATAACTTGATGGTGGAGGGGGATGCTCCTGAAGAAGAAATAGTTTCAATTCTGGATGTTCCGCAAGGGAAGATGGGACGTGTCATTGGAAGAAAAGGGGTTTCCATCTTGTCAATTAAGGAGTCTTGCAA TGCGGAAATTCATTTTGGGGGTGCCAAGGGCCCACCGGACAAG GTATTCATCTTAGGGCCCGTAAGGCAGGTGAGGAAAGCGGCAGCCATGCTGAGGGGAAGAATGATGGATTGA